A region of Sneathiella limimaris DNA encodes the following proteins:
- a CDS encoding ABC transporter ATP-binding protein: MNDLVLHLDNIQKSFGGLSALSDVNLQVEEGTTHAIIGPNGAGKSTLLNVCIGRLKPDSGHVTFKGTELTGRQPHEIAQLGVARVFQTPEIFPEMSLLENVMLPAFSKRDGAFKMNGYAQLTGQTEIRDEAQHILEDVGLQEQMMQEAGSLSRGDKRRLELAMCLILHPKLLLLDEPTAGMSRHDTNRTIDLLKKIKSRGMTKVIIEHDMHVVFSLADKVSVLARGQIIAGGKPEDVREDPKVKEAYLGGAH, from the coding sequence ATGAATGATCTAGTCCTTCACCTGGATAATATCCAAAAGAGTTTTGGTGGTTTGAGCGCCCTTTCCGACGTAAATTTGCAAGTGGAAGAGGGAACGACCCATGCCATCATTGGTCCAAACGGTGCCGGCAAATCAACCTTGCTGAATGTCTGTATCGGCCGACTGAAGCCAGATTCCGGTCATGTGACTTTCAAGGGAACCGAGCTTACGGGGCGCCAACCTCATGAAATTGCACAGCTTGGCGTTGCCCGTGTGTTCCAGACACCTGAGATTTTCCCGGAGATGTCACTTCTGGAAAATGTAATGTTGCCAGCGTTTTCCAAACGCGATGGGGCGTTTAAGATGAACGGTTATGCCCAGCTCACCGGACAGACTGAAATCCGCGATGAAGCTCAGCACATTCTTGAGGATGTGGGCTTGCAGGAACAGATGATGCAGGAGGCTGGTAGTCTGTCTCGTGGTGACAAACGACGGCTGGAACTGGCTATGTGCCTAATCTTGCATCCGAAGCTTCTTTTGCTGGATGAGCCGACAGCCGGTATGTCCCGGCATGACACAAACCGGACGATTGATCTGTTGAAGAAGATTAAGAGCCGGGGGATGACCAAAGTGATCATCGAACATGACATGCATGTGGTTTTCAGCCTTGCTGACAAGGTGAGTGTTCTGGCCCGGGGTCAGATTATCGCTGGCGGTAAGCCAGAAGATGTTCGGGAAGATCCGAAAGTTAAAGAGGCTTATTTGGGAGGAGCCCACTGA
- a CDS encoding branched-chain amino acid ABC transporter permease, with protein sequence MDAVVLQILNGLDKGAAYALIALGLTLVFGTLGIVNFAHGALFMLGAFCAVSFNKLMLISTKVEDTNVTLFKAFKEKPYLEIWFPDWGPLLIQYSVPLSILLAIPVMILVGYVMERGLIKHFYKRPHAEQILVTFGLAIVLQEIIKVVFGANPIPQTAPDILSGSASVGSWIGLGEAVVYPWWRLVYLVFSGVIILAVFSFLQFTTYGMVVRAGMRDRETVGLLGINIQKRFTIVFAMATVVAGLAGVMYTPILPPDYHMGMDFLVLSFVVVVVGGMGSLGGAVLAGFLLGIVQSFASMTEVKSILPGIDQIIIYLVAVIILLVLPRGLMGRAGVMDD encoded by the coding sequence ATGGATGCTGTAGTTCTTCAAATACTGAATGGGTTGGATAAGGGGGCGGCTTATGCGCTGATTGCGCTGGGACTGACCCTTGTGTTCGGGACCCTGGGTATTGTGAATTTCGCACATGGTGCCTTGTTTATGCTCGGTGCCTTTTGTGCGGTTTCTTTCAATAAATTGATGTTGATCTCAACCAAGGTTGAAGACACCAATGTGACGCTGTTTAAGGCGTTCAAGGAGAAACCTTACCTGGAAATTTGGTTCCCGGATTGGGGGCCGTTACTCATTCAGTATTCAGTGCCGCTGTCTATTCTGCTGGCCATACCCGTGATGATCCTTGTGGGATATGTCATGGAAAGGGGCCTGATCAAGCATTTCTATAAACGGCCACATGCAGAACAAATCCTTGTGACATTTGGTCTGGCGATTGTTCTGCAGGAAATTATTAAAGTTGTCTTTGGAGCCAACCCAATTCCACAAACCGCTCCTGATATTCTGTCTGGCAGTGCTTCTGTTGGTAGTTGGATTGGTTTGGGTGAGGCTGTTGTCTATCCCTGGTGGCGACTGGTTTACCTGGTGTTCTCGGGTGTGATTATTCTCGCCGTGTTCTCCTTCCTGCAATTTACGACCTACGGAATGGTTGTCCGCGCAGGTATGAGAGATCGAGAGACCGTGGGGCTGTTAGGGATTAATATTCAGAAGCGGTTTACGATTGTGTTTGCCATGGCAACTGTTGTTGCTGGTCTGGCAGGCGTAATGTACACGCCGATCCTGCCACCTGATTACCATATGGGTATGGATTTCCTTGTCCTTTCCTTTGTCGTTGTTGTTGTTGGCGGAATGGGGTCCCTTGGCGGCGCAGTTCTTGCTGGTTTTCTTCTCGGTATTGTCCAGTCCTTTGCTTCGATGACTGAAGTGAAGTCGATCCTGCCGGGTATTGACCAGATCATTATCTATCTGGTTGCTGTTATTATTTTGTTGGTACTGCCCCGCGGTTTGATGGGTCGTGCCGGTGTGATGGATGATTAA
- a CDS encoding aldo/keto reductase: protein MQTRKIADLSVSSIGLGCMNLSYGYGPGPDEAYGIRLLNEALDAGYTLMDTAALYGFGENEKLVGKALKSRRDEFVLASKCGLRRNREGVKEINGHPDAIRETCEDSLSRLGVDVIDLYYLHRADPNVPLEDTIGTLSELVSEGKIRYVGMSEVSAEQIKRAHAIHPIAAVQTEYSLWTRNPEIAVLQACKDIGAAFVAFSPVARKFLTGTLQDVSGLHPDDIRVTMPRFQPDTYEKNLELLEEYANLAQETGCTMAQLALAWLLHKDDHIIPIPGTTVIEHMKENAGAAAVSISDDVMACLEKLINQDTVIGGRYNDQAQSTVFTEQFA from the coding sequence ATGCAAACACGTAAAATTGCCGACCTCTCTGTCTCTTCCATTGGTCTTGGTTGTATGAACCTTTCATACGGATATGGACCAGGGCCAGACGAAGCCTATGGTATCCGTCTTTTGAATGAGGCGTTAGACGCCGGTTACACTTTGATGGATACAGCTGCCCTTTATGGGTTCGGTGAAAATGAGAAATTGGTCGGTAAGGCCCTGAAATCCAGGCGGGATGAATTTGTACTGGCCAGTAAATGCGGTCTTCGCCGGAACCGGGAAGGCGTTAAGGAAATTAATGGCCACCCCGATGCAATTCGGGAAACCTGCGAAGATAGCCTAAGTCGCCTTGGGGTGGATGTTATTGATCTTTATTATCTGCATCGGGCGGACCCAAACGTACCGCTTGAGGATACGATTGGTACCCTGTCAGAGCTGGTTTCAGAGGGTAAAATCCGATATGTGGGCATGTCTGAGGTATCAGCGGAACAAATCAAGCGGGCGCATGCCATTCACCCGATTGCTGCCGTACAGACGGAATATTCCCTGTGGACCCGCAATCCGGAAATTGCCGTTTTGCAAGCCTGTAAGGATATTGGCGCAGCCTTTGTCGCCTTTAGCCCAGTTGCCCGTAAATTCCTGACCGGAACCTTGCAGGACGTCAGTGGACTGCATCCAGATGACATTCGGGTGACCATGCCACGGTTCCAGCCAGACACTTATGAAAAGAACCTGGAATTGCTGGAGGAGTATGCAAATCTGGCGCAGGAAACAGGCTGTACTATGGCGCAGCTTGCACTTGCCTGGCTGCTACATAAAGATGACCATATTATTCCTATCCCCGGCACAACTGTCATTGAGCATATGAAGGAAAATGCGGGTGCCGCTGCGGTTTCCATCAGCGACGATGTGATGGCGTGTCTGGAGAAACTGATCAATCAGGATACAGTTATCGGTGGGCGCTATAATGACCAGGCCCAGTCAACTGTTTTTACGGAACAGTTTGCCTGA
- a CDS encoding LLM class flavin-dependent oxidoreductase, which produces MTQIKLSVLDQSPVRSGATAQDALRETIELARLTDRLGFHRYWVAEHHASSGLTGSAPEILLARLGAETSRIRLGSGGVMLSHYSPFKVAEWFNLLESLYPGRIDLGIGRAPGSDQITAHALAYGNAPRGPREYPSQVRDLMSFLSGNFEEGHPLKNVIATPVPPSQPHLWMLGSSDQSAQMAALFGTPFSFAHFITDEQGPEIMQMYRSMFEPSDIAEVPEGNIGIFVICAETEEEAKRLAASRDLWRTRLDTGHIGPVPSVEEALAYEYSPIEEQRRQYHSRRNIIGTPAQVKEKLLQTLDRYQVDEAVIVTITHSHEARLKSYELIAQEFGLS; this is translated from the coding sequence ATGACCCAGATTAAACTTTCCGTACTTGATCAATCCCCTGTTCGATCCGGCGCAACAGCGCAGGACGCACTTCGGGAAACAATTGAACTGGCCCGCCTGACTGACCGGCTTGGATTTCACCGCTATTGGGTGGCAGAGCATCACGCCTCCAGTGGGCTGACGGGCTCCGCTCCAGAAATTTTGTTGGCTCGGCTGGGTGCGGAAACCTCTCGCATTCGCCTCGGCTCGGGCGGTGTCATGCTCTCCCATTACTCCCCCTTTAAGGTGGCGGAATGGTTCAATCTGCTGGAAAGTCTCTATCCCGGGCGGATTGATCTCGGAATAGGTCGCGCCCCCGGCAGCGACCAGATTACTGCCCATGCACTTGCCTATGGAAATGCCCCGAGGGGACCCAGGGAATACCCAAGTCAGGTTCGGGACCTCATGAGCTTCCTAAGCGGCAATTTTGAAGAAGGACACCCGCTCAAAAACGTTATCGCAACACCGGTTCCGCCGTCTCAGCCGCATCTTTGGATGCTCGGCAGCAGTGACCAATCGGCCCAGATGGCAGCCCTCTTTGGCACGCCTTTTTCCTTTGCTCACTTCATCACCGATGAACAGGGCCCGGAAATCATGCAGATGTATCGAAGCATGTTTGAACCCTCGGACATTGCAGAAGTGCCTGAGGGTAATATCGGGATATTTGTGATCTGCGCCGAAACCGAGGAAGAAGCCAAACGCCTTGCCGCTAGCCGTGACTTGTGGCGAACCCGACTGGACACCGGCCATATTGGCCCTGTTCCAAGCGTGGAAGAGGCTTTAGCTTACGAATACTCACCTATTGAGGAACAGCGCCGCCAGTATCATTCAAGGCGGAACATTATTGGCACACCTGCACAGGTCAAAGAAAAGCTGCTTCAAACGCTGGACAGGTACCAGGTCGATGAGGCGGTTATTGTAACTATTACACATAGCCACGAGGCCCGCCTCAAATCCTACGAATTAATCGCCCAGGAATTTGGATTAAGCTGA
- a CDS encoding DeoR/GlpR family DNA-binding transcription regulator: MEVISPRQTEIMNMLRQDGRVGVDELSEFFNVSPQTIRKDLNELSEQDLLQRVHGGAVLSSGVKNFEYEARRLLAVEEKRHIGVLAATLIPDNCTLLINIGTTTEQVAIALRGKEGMMAITNNINVVNILSGTPGFEVIVAGGVVRPTDGGVIGEATVDFIKQFKVDYAVIGASAIDEDGSLLDYDYREVKVAQAIIENARQTILVADSMKLERSAPVRIGHLTQLDYIVTDKKLPKHLQAICDENDVKVKVTEAHGFTTNRVESAS, from the coding sequence ATGGAAGTCATCAGCCCTCGACAGACTGAAATAATGAATATGTTGCGTCAGGACGGACGTGTTGGCGTTGACGAATTGTCAGAGTTTTTCAATGTCTCCCCGCAAACAATCCGAAAAGACCTCAATGAACTGAGTGAACAGGACCTCCTTCAGCGGGTTCATGGTGGTGCTGTTCTTTCTTCCGGGGTGAAAAACTTCGAATATGAAGCCAGACGGCTTTTGGCTGTTGAGGAAAAACGTCATATTGGCGTGCTTGCAGCAACCCTCATCCCTGACAACTGCACCCTGCTGATTAATATCGGGACCACAACCGAACAGGTTGCGATCGCTCTTCGCGGCAAAGAAGGGATGATGGCCATTACCAATAACATCAATGTGGTCAATATTCTCTCCGGCACACCGGGCTTCGAAGTGATTGTTGCAGGTGGTGTGGTTCGCCCAACCGATGGCGGTGTCATTGGGGAGGCCACGGTCGACTTTATCAAGCAGTTCAAGGTGGATTATGCGGTGATTGGCGCGTCTGCCATTGATGAAGATGGCTCCCTGCTTGATTATGACTATCGGGAAGTAAAAGTCGCCCAAGCCATTATTGAAAATGCGCGTCAGACTATTCTCGTCGCCGATAGTATGAAGCTCGAACGATCCGCCCCAGTGCGCATCGGACATCTGACCCAGCTTGACTACATTGTCACAGACAAAAAACTGCCGAAACATCTGCAGGCCATCTGTGACGAGAATGACGTCAAAGTCAAAGTCACCGAAGCCCACGGCTTCACCACAAACCGGGTAGAGAGCGCCTCATAA
- a CDS encoding ABC transporter ATP-binding protein, with protein sequence MSENSAFFSVRDIHAYYGESYIVQGVSFDVEEGEIVALLGRNGAGKTSTLRALARVDDPQLTKGEIYLNGEAVHEMKSYQAAQAGIQLVPEDRRIIGGLTVEENLILSQVSEPKGWEIEKIYDHFPRLGERRNQEATTMSGGEQQMLAVARALARDVKILFLDEPYEGLAPVIVEEIERILMEVRKLGITTIIVEQNAVAALQLADKALILDMGKIAFRGTAKEVLDDQELRHEYLAI encoded by the coding sequence ATGAGCGAAAATTCTGCATTTTTCAGTGTTCGCGATATTCATGCCTATTATGGCGAAAGCTATATCGTTCAGGGTGTTTCCTTCGATGTCGAAGAAGGCGAAATCGTTGCCTTGCTTGGCCGAAATGGCGCGGGCAAGACATCAACATTGCGGGCTCTGGCCCGGGTTGATGATCCTCAGCTGACGAAGGGGGAGATTTACCTGAACGGAGAAGCTGTTCATGAGATGAAAAGCTATCAGGCCGCGCAGGCAGGTATTCAGCTGGTCCCTGAAGATCGCCGGATTATTGGCGGACTTACCGTGGAGGAAAACCTGATCTTATCTCAGGTGTCAGAGCCTAAGGGTTGGGAAATTGAGAAGATTTACGATCATTTCCCTCGGCTCGGCGAGCGGCGTAACCAGGAAGCAACAACCATGTCCGGGGGTGAGCAGCAGATGCTGGCCGTCGCGCGGGCATTGGCTCGGGATGTGAAAATTCTGTTCCTGGATGAGCCCTATGAAGGACTTGCGCCTGTGATCGTGGAAGAAATTGAGCGCATCCTGATGGAAGTGCGGAAATTGGGCATCACCACGATTATTGTGGAGCAAAATGCGGTCGCTGCTCTTCAGCTTGCGGATAAGGCACTTATTCTTGATATGGGTAAGATCGCGTTTAGAGGAACAGCGAAAGAAGTTCTGGATGATCAGGAACTTCGCCATGAATATCTGGCAATTTGA
- a CDS encoding short-chain fatty acyl-CoA regulator family protein yields the protein MAKQTFLGNKLRRLRIDKRLSQVDLAAELGISASYLNLIEHDRRDLTVPLLLKISQTLKVDPLVFASEQDGQLLADIGEIMQDPLLGSSQPPEDSVSRFVSEHQDIAHAFTKLYQGYKTASTDLQYLRERLSQDSVLADSSFRLRTLVTSIMSLTEIMRDNADMDQKQRQEFLQIVVNDSTSLTETINEMLGFVGMDKEAGSTINVSPDDAVTDFIQQNNNYFEEVESAAKDLIARLDIPFTPNIPALSDYLLKQLNVTVEFADKERHDTEISLYDEERRHLTLSRSLPPSSVKFHLALLIGQLQFQDLLSGLVAKSDLLPDMAKEKGMAAMSNYFAGACLLPYDMFYEAAEELRYDIELLQQQFGASYEQICHRLTTLQKPEKSGVPFHLIRTDIAGNISKRFSASGLRIPRYGSACPRWVVHSSILTPGTLCTQISEMPDGNQYFSIARTVTKPSLGFKYPKRHYAISIGCEISHANRLIYADGMNIEAPKTVMPVGITCRLCDRKNCAHRAAPPPQQSSRPTSTKRNISPGIGEW from the coding sequence TTGGCAAAACAGACTTTCCTTGGAAACAAGCTACGACGCTTGCGAATTGACAAGCGGCTCTCGCAAGTCGATCTTGCTGCGGAGCTTGGAATATCAGCTAGTTACTTGAATCTGATTGAGCATGACCGGCGGGATTTGACGGTTCCACTGCTGCTCAAAATAAGTCAAACTTTGAAAGTTGATCCGCTTGTGTTCGCCAGCGAGCAAGATGGTCAGCTTCTCGCGGATATAGGTGAAATAATGCAAGATCCCCTGTTGGGATCTAGCCAGCCGCCCGAAGATTCCGTCTCTCGCTTCGTCTCTGAGCATCAGGATATCGCTCATGCTTTCACCAAGCTTTATCAAGGATACAAAACAGCATCAACGGATCTGCAATATCTGCGGGAACGCCTCTCTCAAGACAGTGTCCTGGCGGATAGCTCCTTTCGCCTGAGAACCCTCGTCACCTCCATTATGTCGTTAACTGAGATCATGCGGGACAACGCCGATATGGATCAGAAGCAGCGCCAGGAATTTCTACAAATCGTTGTTAATGACAGCACGTCCCTGACGGAAACAATCAATGAGATGCTTGGTTTTGTCGGAATGGATAAAGAAGCCGGTTCAACGATCAATGTCTCCCCCGACGATGCAGTAACTGACTTTATCCAACAGAATAATAACTATTTTGAAGAAGTGGAGAGCGCCGCAAAAGATCTGATCGCCCGGCTTGATATCCCTTTCACGCCAAATATCCCAGCATTAAGCGATTATCTTCTCAAACAACTGAACGTTACAGTCGAGTTTGCAGATAAGGAACGTCATGATACAGAAATTTCCTTGTATGATGAAGAACGCCGGCACCTGACATTGTCTCGCTCCCTTCCGCCCAGCAGCGTTAAATTTCACTTGGCATTGCTGATCGGGCAACTGCAGTTTCAGGACTTGTTAAGTGGTCTGGTTGCGAAATCGGATCTCCTGCCTGATATGGCTAAGGAAAAAGGAATGGCGGCAATGTCGAACTATTTTGCTGGCGCCTGCCTCCTTCCTTACGACATGTTCTATGAAGCGGCTGAAGAGCTGCGTTATGATATTGAACTTCTGCAGCAACAATTTGGTGCCAGTTACGAACAAATTTGTCATCGCCTCACGACCCTCCAGAAACCAGAGAAAAGTGGGGTTCCCTTTCATCTGATCCGGACAGATATCGCCGGAAATATCTCAAAACGCTTTAGCGCCTCAGGACTTCGTATCCCCCGATATGGGAGTGCCTGCCCGCGATGGGTTGTTCATTCATCAATACTGACACCAGGAACGCTATGCACCCAAATTTCCGAGATGCCGGATGGAAACCAGTATTTCTCCATTGCGCGCACGGTCACAAAACCCAGTCTTGGCTTTAAATACCCGAAACGCCACTATGCCATCAGTATTGGTTGCGAAATTTCTCATGCAAACCGCTTGATTTATGCAGACGGCATGAATATCGAGGCCCCCAAAACGGTCATGCCGGTTGGGATCACCTGCCGGTTATGTGATCGGAAAAACTGCGCGCACCGGGCGGCACCTCCTCCTCAGCAATCAAGCCGCCCCACATCCACCAAGCGAAACATCTCTCCAGGTATTGGCGAGTGGTGA
- a CDS encoding branched-chain amino acid ABC transporter permease: MKFGQMNDITRFVLFAVIILAMPLWLEPLGGNYPDLLQKFAIYGIFAIGFNILFGLTGYLSFGHAAFLGIGSYAAVWSFKLFTMNAIPAVFFGMIFAGLLAAAIGFLSLRRTGIYFSILTLAFAQMSYNLAYSVLTPITNGETGLQLSQQDPRIIDSLFVEAGSGLPSTNLFGLKMSGYPGFYFCAVLLIICFYISMRIFRSPFGLMLRGIKSNQNRMRYTGLNTRPYMLTAFVISGMYAGLAGSLLAVTDPLAGAERMQWTASGEVVLMTILGGVGTLVGPMLGAGLIKYFENIFSAFNNNVLMDMFSFLPDAVAEVVVPIVGLFVGGGWHLTLGLLFMVIVIFLPGGIVEGISKLVNWISGARKNGSVGGSASPQDQPGE; the protein is encoded by the coding sequence ATGAAATTTGGTCAAATGAACGATATCACCCGGTTCGTGCTGTTTGCGGTCATTATCTTGGCGATGCCGCTTTGGCTTGAACCCTTGGGTGGAAACTATCCGGACCTGCTGCAGAAATTTGCAATTTACGGGATTTTTGCAATTGGCTTTAACATCCTTTTTGGCCTGACAGGATACCTCTCCTTCGGTCATGCTGCATTCCTCGGAATTGGCTCCTACGCAGCGGTTTGGTCCTTTAAGCTGTTCACAATGAACGCGATCCCAGCTGTATTTTTCGGAATGATCTTTGCGGGTCTTTTGGCGGCTGCAATTGGGTTCCTCAGCCTGCGAAGGACAGGGATTTACTTCTCGATCCTGACGCTGGCGTTTGCCCAGATGTCCTATAACCTGGCTTATTCGGTGCTGACACCGATTACCAACGGTGAAACAGGGTTGCAGCTTTCCCAGCAGGATCCACGGATTATTGACAGTCTCTTTGTTGAAGCGGGTTCAGGCTTGCCTTCTACCAATCTGTTTGGCTTGAAAATGAGCGGTTATCCAGGGTTTTACTTCTGTGCCGTTCTACTGATCATCTGCTTCTATATTTCAATGCGGATCTTTCGCTCACCCTTTGGATTGATGCTTCGGGGTATCAAATCAAACCAGAACCGGATGCGGTACACTGGCTTGAACACGCGGCCATATATGCTGACCGCTTTTGTAATCTCCGGCATGTATGCAGGTCTCGCAGGTTCACTTCTGGCAGTAACTGACCCTCTTGCGGGTGCGGAACGGATGCAGTGGACAGCCTCTGGTGAGGTCGTGTTGATGACCATCCTTGGCGGCGTTGGAACCCTTGTGGGGCCAATGCTCGGAGCAGGGTTGATCAAGTATTTCGAAAATATCTTCTCAGCCTTTAACAATAACGTGCTGATGGATATGTTCTCCTTCTTGCCTGATGCGGTCGCTGAAGTTGTGGTTCCAATCGTTGGATTGTTCGTCGGTGGTGGCTGGCATCTGACCTTGGGTCTGCTGTTCATGGTTATCGTGATCTTCCTGCCGGGCGGCATAGTTGAAGGGATCTCGAAACTGGTCAATTGGATCAGTGGGGCTCGTAAAAATGGTAGTGTAGGCGGTTCAGCCTCCCCGCAAGATCAGCCGGGTGAATAG
- a CDS encoding GNAT family N-acetyltransferase, with translation MQQMASTNLTVRLARTRTEIIKAQELRYRVFYEGMGALPSQEIRALGRDMDGFDDICDHLIVIENEFSLNAEDLKVVGTYRLLRKSVADQFGGYYSASEFDLARLKNYSGEHVELGRSCVDPDYRGKAIMQLLWRGIADYLLAHDISLMFGCASFPGTDVREFSSALSYLNRFHKAPSFWRPKAQMKRYVPMKILKKDQLDVRQAMREMPALIKGYLRVGGVVGDGAVIDHEFNTTDICLLVETSNITGRYQKHFMGAPKKLEEQVSA, from the coding sequence ATGCAACAGATGGCGTCCACTAACCTGACCGTTCGCCTGGCACGAACACGAACAGAAATTATCAAGGCACAAGAGTTGCGATATCGGGTGTTTTATGAAGGAATGGGGGCCTTGCCCTCTCAGGAAATCAGGGCACTGGGCCGGGATATGGATGGTTTTGATGACATCTGTGACCATCTGATTGTCATTGAAAATGAATTTTCCCTAAATGCTGAAGATCTCAAAGTAGTTGGCACCTATCGATTACTTCGAAAATCTGTTGCTGATCAATTTGGTGGGTACTATTCCGCCTCTGAATTTGATCTGGCGCGGCTTAAAAATTATTCCGGTGAGCATGTTGAGCTTGGCAGATCCTGCGTAGACCCAGACTATCGTGGCAAAGCGATCATGCAGCTTCTCTGGCGAGGTATTGCGGATTATCTTTTGGCACATGACATCAGCCTGATGTTTGGCTGCGCGAGTTTTCCGGGAACAGATGTTCGGGAGTTTTCATCTGCTCTTTCTTACCTGAACAGGTTCCACAAAGCGCCGTCTTTCTGGAGACCAAAGGCTCAAATGAAAAGATATGTGCCCATGAAAATTCTAAAGAAAGATCAACTTGATGTGCGTCAGGCCATGCGGGAAATGCCGGCCCTGATCAAGGGTTACTTGCGGGTTGGCGGTGTGGTTGGCGACGGCGCTGTCATTGATCATGAGTTTAACACAACAGATATCTGTCTATTGGTTGAGACCTCCAACATTACCGGTCGCTATCAAAAACACTTTATGGGAGCGCCTAAGAAACTGGAAGAGCAGGTATCTGCTTAA
- a CDS encoding substrate-binding protein — translation MTDKSKFDFSRRGLLKAGAGAGIVAATPTFFMQNAWAEEFRNNPGNASSIKLGFNVPQTGPYSEEGKDELRAFKLAVKHLNGEGDGGMLNTFKPSSLKGNGVLGKKVEYATGDTQTKSDAARASAKRLIEKEQVLMVSGGSSSGVAIAVQSLCQEEGVIFMAGLTHSNDTTGKDKRRYGFRHFFNAYMSGRALGPVLEKEYGKERRAYHLTADYTWGWTQEESIKATTEELGWQTTATVKTPVGAGDFSQYITPVLNSGADVLILNHYGKDMINSLSQAVQFGLREKQVNGKNFEIVVPLFSRLMAQGAGEAIKGILGTTNWNWSLQDEGSQAFVKSFGAEYGAPPSMAAHTCYVQTLLYANACEMAGTFYPPEVIKALEGFKFDGMGNGATEYRAEDHQCFKDVLVVRGNENPTSQFDLLKVEQIVPRSQVEYDWKIFGGELGPYKV, via the coding sequence ATGACGGATAAGAGTAAGTTCGATTTCTCACGACGTGGTCTGCTGAAAGCCGGTGCCGGTGCCGGTATCGTTGCGGCTACCCCTACATTCTTTATGCAGAATGCCTGGGCAGAAGAATTCAGAAACAACCCAGGTAACGCCAGCTCTATTAAGCTGGGCTTTAACGTGCCACAAACCGGTCCTTACTCAGAAGAGGGTAAAGACGAACTTCGCGCTTTTAAACTAGCGGTCAAGCATCTGAACGGTGAAGGCGACGGCGGTATGCTGAACACCTTTAAGCCATCAAGCTTGAAAGGTAACGGTGTTCTCGGCAAGAAAGTGGAATATGCAACAGGTGATACTCAGACTAAGTCTGACGCCGCGCGTGCATCAGCCAAGCGCTTGATCGAGAAAGAACAGGTTCTGATGGTCTCCGGTGGTTCATCTTCCGGTGTGGCTATTGCTGTGCAGTCTCTTTGCCAGGAAGAAGGCGTTATCTTCATGGCGGGTCTGACTCACTCGAACGATACCACTGGTAAAGACAAGCGCCGGTATGGTTTCCGCCACTTCTTTAATGCATATATGTCCGGTCGTGCACTGGGTCCTGTGCTTGAAAAAGAATATGGCAAGGAACGCCGTGCTTACCATCTGACAGCCGACTACACTTGGGGCTGGACACAGGAAGAATCCATTAAAGCAACTACAGAGGAACTGGGCTGGCAGACAACAGCAACAGTCAAAACTCCTGTGGGTGCCGGTGACTTCTCACAGTATATCACTCCAGTTCTGAACTCTGGTGCAGACGTATTGATCCTGAACCACTACGGTAAAGACATGATCAACTCTCTGAGCCAGGCCGTCCAGTTTGGCCTTCGCGAGAAACAGGTCAACGGCAAGAACTTCGAAATCGTTGTGCCGCTGTTCTCACGTCTGATGGCGCAGGGTGCTGGCGAAGCTATTAAAGGTATCCTTGGTACAACTAACTGGAACTGGTCACTGCAGGATGAAGGCTCACAAGCCTTCGTGAAATCCTTCGGTGCCGAATATGGTGCGCCTCCTTCAATGGCAGCGCACACCTGCTATGTTCAGACATTGCTTTATGCAAATGCCTGTGAAATGGCCGGAACCTTCTATCCACCAGAAGTCATCAAAGCCCTTGAAGGCTTTAAATTTGATGGCATGGGTAATGGTGCTACCGAATATCGTGCAGAAGATCATCAGTGCTTTAAAGATGTGCTTGTGGTGCGCGGTAACGAGAACCCAACCAGCCAGTTTGACCTGCTGAAAGTGGAACAGATCGTTCCTCGGTCACAGGTTGAGTATGACTGGAAGATCTTTGGAGGCGAATTAGGCCCATATAAAGTCTAA